In a genomic window of Halobiforma lacisalsi AJ5:
- a CDS encoding DUF7286 family protein, whose protein sequence is MARQQPHTIRVSLDDRARVPFAIIGVLLLLSSVTVIGILESRDEAEVDANPMLALDRTEPLVQSELRRAVLHATDDAARAPLGTTADTPVGNAIADPDGDEFERYLKLLIYAEAERTLPAAGQELRGSAETTVDLEPVDWNDRASVEAAIDRVELEYRNGDGDGDGPTTGLLRTTIEGVSIRLESDDGSTRVRDRRPITVTVGTMLFELHERTERFERGLNDGFREADGYEGFSRKLAARLYPLVWGKAYYDRLDNDPSERAFENVTPNEHTEVLANDAIFALQKDAFGDGAVDPYEDRVMRGASACLAVDLGEEVVDADLEDMETLCESDYVFGDVEGELEDPPTIQELLTLVLEDYVRGEMEVELEIHPFAEAAFVETTGFTMDGLEDEFYEDLNESDRFDETYLESHYQEELINAEEVTGLKNVVGKLESEVNKIESTDSVKESVSSIYKAEISLEENIIRENTLPDANIMEGPTGSENHTYQGREYLIFPGDGADVRFSERKEDTADLERNLVDINITFENVVQEQVHWEGHGNASNVTIDSDRKSITYTAEFTIAGEFAPDATVDRSRGMETALERGGAAGPIGVDNFDGAAMESVEELFGTRSEDTLESRIESQSSTILNRDDFESAIDYDTEGELDLQEDDIDTWLQNELSETHLTVVTEVEPLEVDLFDMVTGESPIYEFESKVAELEDDVVYDGIDGSYENAPDMARAEVRQRYFENIYAWIETMGQIHDDSNDAADEMIGELLGGANDMLEDSVGFFQGVLANPEEALGDDPHDEWALAGGSPLHEDVRLVVDGSPTYLPLETVERGEVPAVRPDGNGPLNPAPAAHAPLGAKYENEVGFPGAPVVPWPQFFFLQLDAWQVDVKGEYARFEVRATSGDGPRTDSTTYVREDKAVYIDATNADGKVKAGSVDPIAFENSVPVVTFVPSPQLLPRGSPGVGNTGQETNESDNWTEIGDV, encoded by the coding sequence ATGGCACGCCAGCAACCGCACACGATTAGAGTTTCGCTCGACGACCGAGCGCGGGTGCCGTTCGCGATTATCGGCGTCCTGCTATTGTTGAGTAGTGTTACCGTCATCGGCATCCTGGAATCGCGAGACGAAGCCGAAGTCGACGCGAATCCGATGCTCGCGCTCGATCGAACCGAACCGCTCGTCCAGTCCGAACTGCGGAGGGCGGTCCTGCACGCGACCGACGATGCGGCCCGGGCGCCGCTCGGAACGACCGCCGACACGCCGGTCGGTAACGCGATAGCTGATCCCGATGGTGACGAGTTCGAACGCTATCTGAAGCTGCTGATCTACGCCGAAGCCGAGCGAACGCTGCCGGCGGCCGGGCAGGAACTGCGCGGCTCGGCCGAGACGACCGTCGACCTCGAGCCCGTCGACTGGAACGATCGAGCGAGCGTCGAAGCGGCGATCGATCGCGTCGAACTCGAGTACCGGAACGGGGACGGTGACGGAGACGGTCCAACGACCGGACTCCTCAGAACGACGATCGAAGGCGTCTCGATCCGCCTCGAGAGCGACGACGGGAGTACCCGGGTTCGCGACCGACGGCCGATAACGGTCACCGTCGGGACGATGCTGTTCGAACTCCACGAGCGAACGGAACGGTTCGAACGGGGCCTCAACGACGGGTTCCGGGAAGCGGACGGCTACGAGGGATTCAGCCGCAAGCTCGCAGCCCGGCTGTATCCGCTCGTCTGGGGCAAAGCCTACTACGACCGCCTCGACAACGACCCGAGCGAACGTGCGTTCGAAAACGTGACGCCGAACGAACACACCGAGGTGCTGGCGAACGACGCGATATTTGCACTCCAGAAAGACGCGTTCGGTGACGGGGCCGTCGACCCGTACGAGGATCGCGTGATGAGAGGTGCGTCAGCATGTCTCGCGGTCGACCTCGGCGAAGAGGTCGTTGACGCCGATCTCGAGGACATGGAAACGCTCTGTGAGAGCGATTACGTGTTCGGCGACGTCGAGGGCGAACTCGAGGATCCACCGACGATTCAGGAGCTATTGACGCTCGTCCTCGAGGACTATGTACGCGGCGAGATGGAAGTGGAGTTAGAGATTCATCCGTTCGCGGAGGCCGCGTTCGTCGAGACAACTGGCTTTACGATGGACGGACTAGAAGACGAGTTTTACGAAGATTTGAACGAGAGTGATCGCTTCGACGAGACGTATTTAGAGTCCCATTATCAAGAAGAATTGATAAATGCAGAAGAAGTAACTGGACTCAAAAACGTAGTAGGGAAATTAGAGTCAGAAGTAAATAAAATAGAAAGTACCGACAGTGTTAAAGAATCAGTTTCTAGCATATATAAGGCAGAAATTTCTCTTGAGGAGAATATAATCCGTGAAAACACTCTCCCGGATGCTAATATTATGGAGGGCCCTACTGGAAGCGAAAATCATACCTATCAAGGAAGGGAGTATCTCATCTTCCCTGGAGACGGTGCTGATGTGAGGTTTTCGGAGCGAAAAGAGGATACAGCCGACTTAGAGAGGAACTTGGTAGATATTAATATCACATTTGAAAATGTGGTTCAAGAACAAGTCCACTGGGAAGGACATGGGAACGCGTCGAATGTGACGATCGATTCAGATAGAAAGAGCATCACATATACCGCGGAATTCACCATCGCAGGAGAATTTGCGCCGGATGCGACCGTCGATAGATCGAGAGGAATGGAAACCGCACTCGAACGAGGAGGGGCAGCCGGACCGATCGGAGTAGACAATTTCGACGGTGCGGCGATGGAATCTGTCGAGGAGCTATTCGGAACGCGAAGCGAGGATACGCTCGAGAGTCGCATCGAGTCGCAGTCGAGTACGATCCTCAATAGAGACGATTTCGAATCGGCGATCGACTACGATACGGAAGGTGAACTCGACCTACAAGAGGACGATATCGATACCTGGCTCCAGAACGAGTTATCGGAAACGCATCTAACCGTCGTTACGGAGGTCGAACCGCTGGAGGTCGATCTGTTCGACATGGTGACCGGCGAGAGTCCGATCTACGAGTTCGAATCGAAGGTCGCCGAACTCGAAGACGACGTCGTCTACGATGGGATCGACGGTTCGTACGAGAACGCACCGGATATGGCCCGGGCAGAGGTTCGCCAGCGATACTTCGAGAACATCTACGCATGGATCGAAACGATGGGCCAGATTCACGATGATTCGAACGACGCAGCCGACGAGATGATCGGCGAACTACTGGGTGGAGCAAACGACATGCTCGAGGATAGCGTCGGGTTCTTCCAGGGGGTGTTGGCCAATCCGGAAGAGGCACTCGGCGACGACCCCCACGATGAATGGGCTCTGGCCGGTGGGTCGCCGTTACACGAAGACGTTCGACTCGTTGTCGACGGATCGCCTACCTATCTTCCGCTCGAAACGGTCGAACGGGGGGAAGTACCGGCAGTACGGCCGGACGGTAACGGGCCGTTAAACCCGGCACCAGCTGCGCATGCACCGCTGGGAGCAAAATACGAAAACGAGGTGGGATTTCCCGGTGCCCCGGTCGTTCCATGGCCGCAGTTTTTCTTCCTGCAACTGGATGCCTGGCAAGTAGACGTCAAGGGCGAATATGCTCGATTCGAAGTGAGAGCGACGAGCGGTGACGGGCCGCGAACTGATTCGACGACCTACGTCAGAGAGGACAAAGCGGTCTATATCGATGCAACCAATGCGGACGGCAAAGTCAAAGCGGGTTCAGTGGACCCAATAGCGTTCGAAAACTCCGTTCCAGTCGTTACGTTCGTTCCGAGCCCACAGCTCTTGCCTCGAGGCAGTCCAGGTGTCGGTAATACTGGACAGGAGACCAATGAATCCGATAATTGGACAGAAATAGGCGATGTTTAG
- a CDS encoding DUF7311 family protein: protein MIRYVLAALLTVAVIALSLPAIQSVAGVASERGFAGDVAAIDDAAVSLLESEEPTPDGVPAPRRTVTLSFPADSLTTAPIAHLRIERIDETGSLASYAADGRAERQHPIDAPIVHADPTANETVELGGVGERRTLALTLQRDGDGDPVVVATD, encoded by the coding sequence ATGATCAGGTACGTCCTCGCCGCGTTGCTCACCGTCGCCGTGATCGCCCTGTCGCTCCCGGCGATCCAGAGTGTCGCAGGCGTAGCGAGCGAACGAGGATTCGCCGGTGACGTCGCAGCGATCGACGACGCCGCAGTGTCGCTACTCGAGAGCGAAGAACCAACACCGGATGGCGTCCCTGCACCGCGTCGAACCGTGACGCTCTCGTTCCCGGCCGACTCGCTGACGACGGCTCCGATCGCGCACCTCCGGATCGAACGGATCGACGAGACCGGAAGCCTCGCGTCCTACGCCGCGGACGGCCGGGCCGAACGCCAACACCCGATCGACGCGCCGATCGTCCACGCCGATCCGACCGCGAACGAAACAGTCGAACTGGGCGGCGTCGGGGAACGGCGCACGCTCGCACTCACGCTCCAGCGGGATGGCGACGGCGACCCGGTCGTCGTCGCCACCGACTGA
- a CDS encoding DUF7310 family coiled-coil domain-containing protein, which produces MTDTERLERRLAAVERAVVDGDARVDELADLESALAAISDLEERLEEHERRLADLEGRTGSLEGFTGELRAVNEEVERQAAAAVAAVDRLERRLPASGDEDGDGHPDASTGQQDRTESDPDDESGRKRSATTARENPETSAAVGTERSTSTEPKAPERTAAAIVEGADATDEDDGQSQRDRDDAGTPSFPESAGRTWTGASADADESTVVPADQRSVDRRLEDGPSSNPGDVPKSRGSRNQDASATARSEPGTDDSDTSDDAATGLLAALRTKL; this is translated from the coding sequence ATGACCGACACCGAGCGACTCGAGCGACGGCTCGCCGCGGTCGAACGTGCGGTCGTCGACGGCGACGCGAGGGTCGACGAGCTTGCGGATCTCGAGTCGGCCCTCGCGGCGATTTCCGATCTCGAGGAGCGCCTCGAAGAACACGAGCGTCGGCTCGCCGACCTCGAGGGTCGGACCGGATCGCTGGAAGGGTTCACGGGCGAGCTCCGGGCGGTCAACGAGGAGGTGGAGCGACAGGCTGCGGCGGCGGTCGCGGCCGTAGATCGCCTCGAGCGCCGGCTTCCGGCATCCGGAGACGAAGACGGAGACGGACACCCTGACGCGAGCACCGGACAGCAGGATCGAACCGAGTCCGATCCGGACGACGAGTCCGGCCGGAAACGATCGGCGACGACCGCACGCGAGAACCCGGAGACGAGCGCAGCGGTGGGAACGGAGCGCTCGACGAGCACCGAGCCGAAGGCGCCGGAACGAACGGCGGCAGCGATCGTCGAGGGGGCGGATGCGACGGACGAGGACGACGGCCAGTCGCAACGGGACCGGGACGACGCCGGAACGCCGTCGTTTCCCGAATCGGCCGGGCGAACGTGGACCGGAGCGTCCGCTGACGCCGACGAGTCGACCGTCGTTCCGGCGGACCAGCGGTCGGTCGACCGGCGACTCGAGGACGGCCCCTCGTCGAATCCGGGCGACGTGCCGAAATCGAGAGGTTCGAGGAACCAAGACGCGAGTGCAACGGCAAGAAGCGAACCAGGGACGGACGATTCAGACACGAGTGACGACGCCGCAACCGGACTGCTCGCGGCGCTTCGAACGAAGCTATGA
- a CDS encoding ATPase, T2SS/T4P/T4SS family gives MFGDVTRRAIGPALERIGFELWVTSRDDDTPGRCSCATAFDEGRLIVDADDCPDDGDLLEAPTCRRTVVEALVERSVREVIVRSEGLEYRYDDRAVLLFVAAGQFLELIGDDHERLAEAAATDPLAAGEELRTRVDRVADFGTEAGLIEAAGAVEDYADLAPSVGVEIGHYVVDRSFEGRLRDVRSLETGSEARIYDRDDGIPLYALDVVDLSLSAENRTRLIDGYEAIATGAVEGERVASRAIERVSDGEQVEPLVSSILAKHTAGYGVLEDLFADPAVTDVYATSPVSRNPLRVVADGESMATNVSLTAAGARALGSRVRRTSGRAFSRATPTVDATAALENGTEVRIAGVTDPVADGTAFAFREQADDAFTLPALVANGTVPAAAAALLSVAIERNAAVLIAGTRGAGKTTLLGTLLYELAPETRTVIIEDTPELPVDPLQSVGRDVQALRTGAGDGPELSPAEALRTALRLGDGALVVGEIRGEEAGVLYEAMRVGANANAVLGTIHGDGADDVYERVVSDLGVEPSSFGVTDLVVTVQTYRTPTGRTRRLARIEEVLVDAGKEGRQVDVRFEPLYALEGQDARPTGRIDRGESRLVDNLAGPGETYADVRAALAARRETLAGLAADGRTSPGDVAEAYADRSHRRGDG, from the coding sequence ATGTTCGGCGACGTTACCCGACGGGCTATCGGCCCGGCGCTCGAGCGGATCGGATTCGAGCTGTGGGTCACATCTCGCGACGACGATACCCCGGGCCGGTGTTCGTGTGCGACCGCGTTCGACGAGGGTCGACTGATCGTCGATGCCGACGATTGTCCCGACGACGGCGACCTGCTCGAGGCCCCGACGTGCCGCCGGACCGTCGTCGAGGCGCTCGTCGAGCGGAGCGTCCGAGAGGTGATCGTCCGCTCGGAGGGACTCGAGTACCGGTACGACGACCGGGCCGTCCTCCTGTTCGTCGCCGCTGGACAGTTCCTCGAGTTGATCGGGGACGATCACGAACGACTGGCCGAGGCGGCGGCGACGGACCCCCTCGCGGCCGGCGAGGAGTTGCGGACGCGGGTCGACCGCGTCGCCGATTTCGGGACCGAAGCCGGTCTGATCGAAGCCGCAGGCGCCGTCGAAGACTACGCCGACCTCGCCCCCTCCGTCGGGGTCGAGATCGGCCACTACGTCGTCGATCGGTCGTTCGAGGGACGACTCCGGGACGTCCGGTCGCTCGAGACCGGCAGCGAGGCACGGATCTACGATCGAGACGACGGGATCCCGCTGTACGCCCTGGACGTCGTCGACCTCTCGCTGTCGGCCGAGAACCGGACGCGATTGATCGACGGCTACGAAGCGATCGCGACCGGCGCCGTCGAGGGGGAACGCGTCGCCTCGCGGGCGATCGAGCGAGTGAGCGACGGCGAGCAGGTGGAGCCGCTCGTGAGTTCGATCCTCGCGAAACACACCGCCGGCTACGGCGTGCTCGAGGACCTGTTCGCCGACCCGGCGGTGACCGACGTCTACGCGACCTCGCCCGTCTCGCGGAACCCGCTGCGGGTGGTCGCCGACGGGGAATCGATGGCGACGAACGTCTCCCTGACCGCGGCGGGCGCACGTGCGCTCGGCTCCCGGGTCCGGCGAACCAGTGGACGGGCGTTCTCCCGGGCGACGCCGACCGTCGACGCGACGGCCGCCCTCGAGAACGGAACGGAGGTTCGGATCGCGGGCGTCACCGATCCGGTCGCAGACGGGACAGCGTTCGCGTTCCGCGAGCAGGCCGACGACGCGTTCACCCTGCCCGCGCTGGTCGCGAACGGAACGGTTCCCGCGGCGGCCGCGGCCCTGCTCTCCGTCGCGATCGAACGCAACGCGGCAGTTCTCATCGCGGGCACGCGCGGAGCCGGGAAGACGACGCTGCTGGGAACGCTGCTGTACGAATTGGCACCGGAGACGCGGACCGTCATCATCGAGGACACCCCCGAACTCCCCGTCGACCCCCTCCAGTCGGTCGGCCGCGACGTACAGGCGCTGCGTACCGGCGCAGGCGACGGACCCGAACTCTCGCCGGCAGAGGCACTCAGGACTGCGCTCCGACTCGGTGACGGCGCGCTCGTCGTGGGCGAGATTCGCGGCGAAGAAGCGGGCGTCCTCTACGAGGCGATGCGAGTCGGAGCGAACGCCAACGCCGTCCTCGGCACGATCCACGGCGACGGTGCCGACGACGTCTACGAACGGGTCGTCTCGGACCTGGGCGTCGAACCCTCGTCGTTCGGCGTGACTGACCTCGTGGTTACCGTCCAGACCTACCGGACCCCGACGGGGCGAACGCGGCGACTCGCCCGCATCGAGGAAGTGCTGGTGGACGCCGGCAAAGAAGGACGGCAGGTCGACGTCCGCTTCGAACCGCTCTACGCCCTCGAGGGGCAGGACGCTCGTCCGACCGGCCGGATCGACCGTGGAGAGAGCCGCCTGGTTGACAACCTCGCCGGTCCGGGGGAGACGTACGCGGACGTCCGGGCGGCGCTCGCGGCGCGCCGGGAAACCCTCGCCGGACTCGCCGCGGACGGACGCACGAGCCCGGGCGACGTCGCCGAAGCGTACGCCGATCGCAGCCACCGAAGGGGTGACGGGTGA
- a CDS encoding type II secretion system F family protein — protein MASSEVTHPLVTLARAFAALYPWPVEPGDELAEALSFLGLERDLPPKTVVRAGYGAGVASALPVAFLTVTPAPLVSVLPFLVLVPLATIHAVHSLPGLIAAFQRTEALGDAPNLVGRTVLRMQVQPSLESAVRFAAETGRGPLAASLAAHIDRSLGTPETGLLSFADEWADRFPALRRSAHLLATAQEAPEAERARTLDRALEAILDGTRERMAEFTAAIRAPTSALFAFGVMLPLALVALVPAVPMVGLPVNIWMVVLLYNVALPAVLVAASLWLLVRRPVAFPPPSVDRDHPDLPDGLWRRSLAGVAVGVAAHAAIGRVGYPHLAPVAGVGLGLGTGLLAIYDPILSVRHSVKDVEAHLTDALYLVGRQVAEGESVESAVALAGDRVPAETGEVFRTAAALQRRLHVDVEAAFLGEYGALRTVPSPRARSTAALLAIAADEGRPAGRAIVSMADHLEDLEELERKTKRDLEQVTGTLDNTAACFGPLVAGATVGLADMMAGIDVQGTTGSTAFPTDPLALSIGAFVLTLCFVLIPLSYALRYGLDGALFGYHTGRALLSATVVYVVAIVAIDLLL, from the coding sequence ATGGCGTCGTCGGAAGTGACTCACCCCCTCGTCACCCTCGCTCGAGCGTTCGCCGCGCTGTATCCGTGGCCGGTGGAGCCGGGCGACGAACTCGCCGAAGCGCTGTCGTTTCTCGGTCTCGAGCGCGATCTGCCGCCGAAAACCGTCGTCCGTGCGGGGTACGGTGCCGGGGTGGCATCGGCCCTTCCGGTCGCGTTCCTCACCGTAACGCCTGCTCCGCTCGTGTCGGTGCTTCCGTTCCTGGTGCTCGTTCCCCTGGCGACGATTCATGCGGTACACTCGTTGCCGGGATTGATCGCCGCATTCCAGCGAACCGAGGCACTGGGGGACGCGCCCAATCTCGTCGGCCGAACGGTGCTCAGGATGCAGGTCCAGCCGTCCCTCGAGAGCGCGGTCCGGTTCGCAGCCGAGACCGGACGTGGGCCGCTGGCAGCGAGTCTCGCGGCCCACATCGATCGTTCGCTGGGGACGCCGGAGACCGGGCTTCTCTCGTTCGCCGACGAGTGGGCCGATCGGTTCCCCGCACTGCGACGATCGGCGCACCTGCTCGCGACGGCACAGGAAGCCCCGGAGGCGGAACGGGCCCGGACGCTCGACCGTGCGCTCGAGGCGATACTCGACGGGACCCGCGAGCGGATGGCCGAGTTCACTGCAGCGATCCGTGCCCCGACGAGTGCGCTGTTCGCGTTCGGGGTGATGCTTCCGCTCGCGCTCGTCGCGCTCGTCCCCGCCGTCCCGATGGTCGGGCTGCCGGTCAACATCTGGATGGTCGTGCTGCTTTACAACGTCGCTCTCCCGGCGGTGCTCGTCGCCGCGAGCCTCTGGTTGCTCGTCCGCCGACCCGTCGCGTTCCCGCCGCCATCGGTCGATCGCGACCACCCTGACCTCCCCGACGGGCTGTGGAGGCGATCCCTCGCAGGCGTCGCGGTCGGCGTCGCCGCCCACGCGGCGATCGGCCGGGTCGGATACCCCCACCTCGCGCCGGTCGCGGGCGTCGGACTCGGCCTCGGAACGGGACTGCTCGCCATCTACGACCCGATTCTCTCGGTTCGCCACTCGGTCAAGGACGTCGAAGCCCACCTCACCGACGCACTCTACCTCGTCGGCCGGCAGGTCGCGGAGGGCGAATCCGTCGAGTCCGCAGTCGCACTCGCCGGCGATCGGGTCCCGGCCGAAACCGGCGAGGTGTTCCGGACCGCGGCGGCCCTCCAGCGTCGCCTGCACGTCGACGTCGAAGCTGCCTTCCTCGGTGAGTACGGGGCCCTCCGGACCGTGCCAAGCCCACGGGCCCGCAGCACGGCGGCCCTGCTAGCGATCGCCGCCGACGAAGGGCGGCCGGCGGGTCGGGCGATCGTTTCGATGGCCGACCACCTGGAAGACCTCGAGGAACTCGAGCGAAAGACCAAACGCGACCTCGAGCAGGTGACGGGAACGCTGGACAATACGGCTGCCTGCTTCGGTCCGCTCGTAGCGGGTGCGACGGTCGGGCTCGCGGATATGATGGCCGGCATCGACGTGCAGGGAACGACGGGGTCGACCGCGTTCCCGACGGACCCGCTCGCGCTCTCGATCGGGGCGTTCGTCCTCACGCTGTGTTTCGTGCTGATACCGCTGTCCTACGCCCTGCGGTACGGACTCGACGGGGCGCTGTTCGGCTACCATACTGGGCGGGCACTCCTGTCGGCGACGGTCGTGTACGTCGTCGCGATCGTCGCGATCGATCTCCTGCTGTAG
- a CDS encoding DUF7283 family protein, with the protein MDLETPADAWYVWLAVSLLTLATAGIALGLPTGPPPDATAAANAIERAAGTADANGYVTTTYEHDADAIRIDGKTITMRNDHGTAHASIAYGQVVPVTGHERLENVTSGTPVTEEYATEIAAPNESGVDAFLTDVRAAHEDNAGEWRRADGELRTRAVRTMPSPTVSVTVETADLPGQQTDELEFSYETNREVPLRLGGQGSLGGDVETYEIPDSRSGSVVLDHTDIGDRNTLQFPLTVRVGTSGDTLCDATVEIPQAGERVDVCDHGEGTLGTDVPVEDLGYVDRTSSIPEAYHVTLVST; encoded by the coding sequence ATGGATCTGGAGACGCCCGCCGACGCGTGGTACGTCTGGCTCGCAGTCAGCCTCCTCACCCTCGCGACGGCCGGTATTGCACTCGGGCTGCCGACGGGACCGCCGCCGGACGCGACGGCGGCGGCAAACGCCATCGAACGAGCCGCCGGAACGGCGGATGCGAACGGATACGTGACAACGACCTACGAGCACGACGCCGACGCCATCAGGATCGACGGGAAGACGATCACCATGCGAAACGACCACGGTACCGCCCACGCGAGCATCGCCTACGGACAGGTCGTCCCGGTGACCGGACACGAGCGACTCGAGAACGTTACATCCGGCACCCCGGTCACGGAGGAATACGCGACAGAGATCGCTGCACCGAACGAAAGCGGCGTCGACGCGTTCCTGACCGACGTCAGGGCGGCCCACGAGGACAACGCGGGCGAGTGGCGACGCGCCGACGGTGAGTTGCGAACGAGGGCGGTCCGGACGATGCCCTCGCCCACTGTCTCGGTCACCGTCGAAACCGCGGACCTGCCGGGCCAGCAGACCGACGAACTCGAGTTCAGTTACGAGACCAACCGCGAGGTCCCGCTCCGACTCGGTGGACAGGGATCGCTCGGCGGCGACGTCGAGACATACGAAATCCCCGACTCCCGTTCCGGGAGCGTGGTGCTCGACCACACCGATATCGGCGACCGGAACACGCTCCAGTTCCCCCTCACCGTTCGGGTCGGGACGAGCGGCGACACTCTCTGCGACGCGACCGTCGAGATTCCGCAGGCAGGGGAACGAGTCGACGTCTGTGACCACGGCGAGGGAACGCTCGGGACCGACGTCCCTGTGGAAGACCTCGGCTACGTCGACCGAACGTCGTCCATTCCGGAGGCCTACCATGTCACGCTCGTCAGCACGTAG
- a CDS encoding DUF7285 family protein, translating into MSRSSARRGRGQTEPLAALVAVATIGLAVGLYGGYLTGVLGETTDRTPESVAIDRVWDDVSENGVFTAIGGNDGAIRNRVRIDSLPEGKTVHVTITTVDDGEKHVIDHARFHADGTVRDPTFVGDPPADTGVATRPVPVELEPGDVRGGTLRVEVWSQ; encoded by the coding sequence ATGTCACGCTCGTCAGCACGTAGGGGTCGGGGTCAGACGGAGCCGCTGGCGGCGCTGGTCGCCGTCGCGACGATCGGTCTCGCCGTCGGGTTGTACGGCGGTTACCTCACCGGTGTCCTCGGGGAGACGACCGATCGAACGCCAGAGTCGGTCGCGATCGACCGCGTCTGGGACGATGTCTCCGAAAACGGCGTCTTCACGGCAATCGGCGGGAACGACGGCGCGATCAGGAACCGGGTTCGGATCGACTCTCTCCCGGAAGGGAAGACGGTCCACGTCACCATCACGACCGTCGACGACGGTGAAAAACACGTGATCGACCACGCCCGGTTCCACGCCGACGGAACCGTCCGCGATCCCACTTTTGTCGGGGACCCGCCGGCCGACACCGGTGTCGCGACTCGGCCGGTTCCGGTCGAACTCGAGCCGGGAGACGTCCGCGGCGGGACGCTTCGGGTGGAGGTGTGGTCCCAATGA
- a CDS encoding DUF7284 family protein, with the protein MRGRHSSSGARDNGSNRSIRNGTDERAVSTVLDVALALLLISASVLVLGLYLEDGTEAERFDGTSAERTTETLAATTLSIQYDVGGVESSDVYVPPELTPPGAYERAEYGPATGLLADAAVTNARIGDHELLAYGDEYEDAVDGSIGSALVGADRDRDHHRHRVYAVAVWEPYENASIRGTATAGERPPVDEDVGSATIAVSSGLPPLEEAAIRDAYDRGDDREEGIALVAELLAERLVEGYFPPEQSQHALESQGLDRSLKVYHYRETAAAVGVEFDDPDDEGGPLSRSTANATAANERLVYGERGPETILDDLQEWFGDEDEPNGLAAVIADDLRNDALAPELKEIDRKYDDETADERVEDLLVESIALEEATITVQTWEP; encoded by the coding sequence ATGAGGGGGAGACACTCGAGTAGCGGAGCGAGGGACAACGGCTCGAACCGGTCGATCCGAAACGGCACGGACGAGCGCGCCGTCAGCACCGTCCTCGACGTCGCACTCGCCTTGCTGCTGATCAGCGCGAGCGTACTGGTCCTGGGTCTCTACCTCGAGGACGGAACCGAGGCCGAACGGTTCGACGGGACCAGTGCGGAACGGACCACCGAGACGCTCGCCGCGACGACGCTCTCGATCCAGTACGACGTCGGCGGCGTCGAATCGAGCGACGTCTACGTCCCGCCGGAGCTGACGCCCCCGGGCGCGTACGAACGCGCCGAGTACGGTCCGGCGACCGGGTTGCTCGCCGATGCGGCGGTCACGAACGCACGGATCGGCGACCACGAGCTGCTGGCATACGGCGACGAGTACGAGGACGCAGTCGACGGATCGATCGGGAGCGCGCTCGTCGGTGCGGACCGCGATCGCGATCACCACCGTCACCGGGTCTACGCCGTCGCTGTCTGGGAGCCCTACGAGAACGCCTCGATCCGCGGGACAGCGACGGCCGGCGAACGACCGCCTGTCGACGAGGACGTCGGCAGCGCGACGATCGCTGTCTCGAGCGGCCTCCCGCCACTCGAGGAGGCGGCGATCAGGGACGCCTACGACCGCGGCGACGATCGAGAAGAGGGGATCGCGCTGGTCGCCGAACTGCTCGCCGAGCGCCTCGTCGAGGGGTATTTCCCGCCCGAACAGTCCCAGCATGCTCTCGAGAGTCAGGGACTGGACCGGTCGCTGAAGGTCTACCACTACCGGGAGACGGCGGCGGCCGTCGGCGTCGAGTTCGACGACCCGGACGACGAAGGGGGACCACTCTCCCGGAGCACCGCTAACGCGACGGCCGCAAACGAGCGGCTCGTCTACGGCGAGCGGGGGCCCGAGACGATACTCGACGACCTGCAGGAATGGTTCGGCGACGAGGACGAACCGAACGGACTCGCGGCCGTGATCGCCGACGACCTTCGAAACGACGCCCTCGCGCCCGAACTCAAGGAGATCGACCGGAAGTACGACGACGAGACGGCCGACGAACGCGTCGAAGACCTGCTCGTCGAGTCGATCGCCCTCGAGGAGGCGACGATCACCGTCCAGACCTGGGAACCGTAA